Proteins found in one Eretmochelys imbricata isolate rEreImb1 chromosome 9, rEreImb1.hap1, whole genome shotgun sequence genomic segment:
- the ZIC3 gene encoding zinc finger protein ZIC 3: MAMLLDGGAQFPALGVGGFGAPRHHEGPSRGDAAAAAGMGLSPFGDASHAAAFKLSPAAHELSSGQSSAFTPQGSGYANALGHHHHHHHHHHAGQVPAYGGAAAAFSSTRDFLFRQRGSGLGEPAPGGAQHGIFGGSPGSLHGPPGIAESPGYLLFPGLHEQGPSHASPGGHVENGQMHLGLRGDLFGRPDPYRAVSSPRTDPYAGAQFHNYNPMNMNMGMNVAAHHHHGPGAFFRYMRQPIKQELSCKWVEESQINRPKKSCDRTFSTMHELVTHVTMEHVGGPEQNNHICYWEECPREGKSFKAKYKLVNHIRVHTGEKPFPCPFPGCGKIFARSENLKIHKRTHTGEKPFKCEFEGCDRRFANSSDRKKHMHVHTSDKPYICKVCDKSYTHPSSLRKHMKVHESQGSDSSPAASSGYESSTPPTISSANSKDSTKSPPSAVQSNTSHNPGLPPNFNEWYV, translated from the exons ATGGCCATGCTGCTGGACGGGGGGGCGCAGTTCCCCGCCCTGGGCGTCGGGGGCTTCGGGGCCCCCCGCCACCACGAGGGGCCCAGCCGCGGCgacgccgccgccgccgccgggatGGGGCTGAGCCCCTTCGGGGACGCCTCGCACGCGGCCGCCTTCAAGCTCAGCCCGGCCGCCCACGAGCTCTCGTCCGGGCAGAGCTCGGCCTTCACCCCGCAGGGCTCGGGCTATGCCAACGCGCTGgggcaccatcaccaccaccaccaccaccaccacgccgGCCAGGTGCCCGCCTACGGGGGCGCGGCCGCCGCCTTCAGCTCCACGCGGGACTTTCTCTTCCGCCAGCGGGGCTCCGGCCTCGGGGAGCCCGCCCCCGGGGGCGCCCAGCACGGCATCTTCGGCGGCTCCCCCGGCAGCCTGCACGGGCCGCCGGGCATCGCGGAGAGCCCGGGCTACCTGCTCTTCCCGGGGCTGCACGAGCAGGGCCCCAGCCACGCCTCGCCCGGCGGGCACGTGGAGAACGGGCAGATGCACCTGGGGCTGCGGGGGGATCTCTTCGGCCGGCCCGACCCTTACCGGGCCGTCTCCAGCCCCCGCACGGACCCGTACGCCGGCGCCCAGTTCCACAACTACAACCCCATGAACATGAATATGGGCATGAACGTGGCGGCCCATCACCACCACGGCCCGGGGGCTTTCTTCCGCTACATGCGCCAGCCCATCAAGCAAGAGCTGTCCTGCAAGTGGGTCGAGGAGAGCCAGATCAACCGCCCCAAAAAGAGCTGCGACCGGACATTCAGCACCATGCACGAACTGGTCACCCATGTGACGATGGAGCATGTCGGGGGGCCGGAGCAGAACAACCACATCTGCTACTGGGAGGAATGTCCGAGGGAAGGCAAGTCCTTCAAGGCGAAATACAAACTGGTGAACCACATTCGGGTTCACACGGGGGAAAAACCGTTCCCTTGCCCGTTCCCAGGCTGCGGGAAAATCTTTGCCAGGTCCGAGAATCTGAAGATCCACAAAAGGACGCACACAG GTGAAAAACCTTTTAAGTGTGAATTTGAAGGCTGTGACAGACGTTTTGCGAACAGTAGTGACAGAAAGAAGCACATGCACGTACACACTTCAGACAAACCTTATATCTGTAAAGTGTGTGATAAGTCTTACACGCACCCCAGCTCTCTTAGGAAACACATGAAG GTTCACGAATCGCAAGGGTCAGATTCCTCCCCAGCTGCCAGTTCAGGCTACGAATCGTCCACTCCGCCCACTATAAGTTCTGCAAACAGTAAAGACTCTACTAAAAGTCCACCATCAGCAGTTCAAAGTAACACAAGCCACAACCCCGGACTTCCACCCAATTTTAACGAATGGTACGTCTAA